ACAATTTCCAAGCATTGCCAAAAGCCGGCATGACGACAATGGAAATTCTAAATCACTTAAAAGAGAAGAAACTTGAAGAAGTTTTCCCAAATATGTGGGTGGCCCTAAGAATTGCTGTCACATTACCTGTGACTGTAGCTTCTGCTGAAAGAAGCTTCTCAAAATTAAAATTACTGAAGACCTACCTAAGGTCAACGATGAGTCAAGAACGCCTCAATGGGCTTGCACTGATGAGCGTCAACCAAGAGGTCTCAAGTCAGATATCATTTGATGATACCATCAACACATTTGCCATTAGGAAGTCTAGAATTGTCAAATTCTAATGCTGCGTCACTTTGAAAGGTCAATAGAAATGCCCGATACAACTGCACTTTTGTTCGTAGAGTGTTTAATAGTTAAACTGGTGTCCATTATAGTGTTCttttagtgtgttttttttttaagttcataACATTCTTTGTAgcatttttgtatatatttgcatattttgaCTTGATACTTTTGGCTTATTTTTACTTGTATGCTTAAGTGTTTATGAATGTATATaagtcatttaaaataattaaaaagaaaatattctgaaacatttctgtttgttgtccatgcatcacacatttatttgcaatgtagTATAGTGGAGCTATAATTGTGTGAAAATGCTGCAAGCAAAGTAAAGGTAAATCAGTTAATATGCGTCTTAAGTGATGTTTAATATAGCAATGTAAATTAACAGGGCAACGCTCGGCTcgctattggggggggggggggcgcaaaaACTCAATCTCGCCTAGGGCTACAAAAGGGCCAGAACCGGCCCTGCACCAGAGCCACTGAAAACCATAAcctctgtctttttttcattaaaatttaaaaagtttagGGACATCCAAGCTTTAATGTCTTGCAGGCAGTCTAACAAAGGCTTAATACTGTATGCTTCTGCCTTTTTAAGAGGAATATAAATCTggctgtcatcagcatagcaatgaaaaGAAATACCATGCTTCCTAAGAATTGAGCCAAGTGGGAGTAAATAAAGGGAAAATAAAAGGGGGCCAAGCACCGAACCCTGCGGAACCCCATGTAATAGCGGGACAGCGGAGGACACATGCTCAGCAAGGCTAACACAGAAAGACCGCTGGGTTAAATAAGACCTGAACCATTTTAGTGCTGTGCCTCTGACACCCACccactgctccagacgagcaaTGAGGATGTCATGGTCTACTGTGTCGAAGGCTGCAGTCAAATCTAGGAGCACAAGGACAACACTATGGCCAGAGTCAGTAGCTAAAAATATATCATTAAAAACTCTAAGCAGCGCTGATTCGGTGCTGTGTAATGTTTTAAAACCAGATTGGAAAATCTCTATAATGTTCTGTCCATTTATAAAGTCCATGAGTTGACAGTGAACAATCTTTTCCAGGAATTTTGACAGAAAAGACAGTTTGGAGATAGGTCTGAAATTAGACAAAGCAGTAGGATCAAGTCCAGGTTTTTTCAACAAGGGTTGCACAACAGCATGTTTAAATTGAGCCGGCACGACCTATGATAGGCTACTGTTAATGACAGCAGTAAAAGAAGGTCCAATAGTTGAAAAAATCTCCTTAAAAAGTCGAGGAGGAACAATATCTGCTGGAGAACCTGAGGGCTTCAGGTGGCCAACAATCTCCTCCACAAAGGACAAGGTTACAGGCTCAAACATCTCTAAGAACACAGAGCATGGAGCTGAGACTGAGGGATCAATAGCAGGTGGAGAAATAAGTGCTCTAGCAGATGTCACTTTGTCAGTGAAAAACCTGAGAAAGTCttcacacacagcaggagaccCCTCAATTTGCAACGCCTGTGGTGCATTCAGAGCAGAGTTAATTACCTTAAACAATACACAAGGTTTGTGAGAATTTAACAAAATTATCTcagaaaaatattttcttttggCCTCTCTCACAGACGACTGGTAGTGGCGCCAGCAATCTCGCATAATTTGGAAAGACACTTGTAGTTTGTCCTTTTTCCACTTTCTCTCAGCTCTTCTACACTCCTGTCTAGAAGCCCTGGTGGTTTCATTTAACCAGGGTTCAGCCTCCGATTTAGGCTGAACAGCACCCAATTACCTTCCGTGCTGTTTCTTTCATTTCTGTTGTATTCAACAGAACTGATGTATTCAAGAGATGAAGGACTGGTTTCACATATGAAACACTCACATAGCTTTCCCCGGAAAGAGCATCAGTAAATACTTGCAAAGGGTGTAATGCCAGGTTTACAGACTCCAGTACATCCAGGTCCTGCCAGGAGGGAACCAGATGCCGTGTTTTTCGGTCTGCCGAGAGGACATTAGATATGGCTTGCCGCTGCTCCAAGATCCTCTCCATCATCTTTTGCCTCGAGCCCCACCTAGTTGGGCATTCTGTGATGAGTGAGTGCTCTGGGAGGTTGTGCTCCTGTTGTGCTTCTTTCAGTGCCATCTTCTGCTTCCAGCTGTGGGAGAAATGTCCCACCAATTTTTTACAAAGCCCAGCAGCACGGGCAATGCGGCTGTCATCTTTAACAGCATTTTCTGGAAAGACAGGAAAacacatgaaaaaaatattaaaacctaCCAGTAATCATTGTAGCCTAACGGCAAAATCTAACAATTTTGAAATAATTACAAAGAAATAATTCAGACTGCATAATTTACTACAATTATTACAAAGTAATAATTCAGGGACTACATACTAGTTAACTACAGTAATTACAAAGTAATGATTCAGGGACTAGACAGACTACCATTATGTGGCATGTAGTAGTAGTTTAACTTGTACGCATGAGCTCAAAATCAATAGGTTACAAAACAATAGACACAGAGGTtctcaaaaaacaaaaaacaatataaaataataacaataaataacaaaaacaataataaaacaataatattaCAAAATAAGACGGCAATAGATAACAATAATGCCACGTAAAGCAAATGTATTAATTTACACTTACCGATGGCAAGATGCAGCCTGTGGCCAAAACACTGAAGTCTGACCCAGTGGTTGAGTTCGGTGGCCTTCACAACGTTTGACCCGTTGTCGGTGGTGATGCAAGCTAGCTGCTCTTCCCGCAAATTCCAGCTGGTCAAAGCCTCACGTAGTCCACACGCAATGTTTTCCCCAGTGTGTTCTCCGGGGAAGTAGGCTGTCTGTAGACATCGCGTTTTCAGTTCAAAGTCTTGATCCAGGAAGTGTACAGTGAGGCTGATGTAGGGCTCTGTCGTTCGACTGGACCAAAGATCTGTGGTACAGGCGTAGTGTTCAATTTGACCCAGTTCCGATTCCACTGTCTTCCTGCATGTGTCGTACATTTTTGGAATGGCGACTTGGGAAAAATAATTGCGTGATGGAATGCTGTATCTTCGGTCCAGTTTCCTTATCAGACTCACAAAACCATCTTTGGTCACTGTGTTTATAGGCATCATGTCCTTAGCCAAATAACGAGTTATGGCCTCTATTATTTCTCCGTGGCGTTTGGATGTTTTCTCGTAAGGAGTCACGCACGCAAAACTCTGAAAAATGGACTCTTGCAAGGTTTTAGATTTGCTGCTACTCAACGTTTTTGGTTTTGTGGTTTGGCTAGCTTTGAATTGTTCGTGTAGTTCTTTATGGTTGTGTtgcaggtggtgatggaggtttgTTGTGTTTCCTCTGGAAGTTGCCACAGCTGTTCGGCATGTTTTACACAGTACCTGTGTTTGTAACACGTCGTCGCTACGGAATCCAAAATAACTCCAAATTGCAGAAGTGCAGTTCTTTTTCACCACAAGGTCTTCGTCAACCACATTTTCCTCGCTATTCTATCCTTTCTCCGCCATCGTGTTACATAGCCTCGCAGTCGCCACAAAATTAACACCAATTAATTTGAGGGTGGCTCCGGAACACATAGGACCcgagggaacataggacccggggacgCTGCCGGCGCCGACGGCTAGCTGTTGCTTCATCTGATTGGCCAAATGGTGTGAATGCATGGCGCATGTATCCAGGGCTCCATCTGATAGGTCAAATGTTCGCATGCTGGGTGTGAATACATGGCGCGTGTAAATAAAATGATTTTTATTTATCGCGTTTCAGGCATCTTTTCCGATGTGTTAACCGCGCATGTTCATATCGCGATGATGATGAAAATACGATTTATCGGTCAGCCCTAGTGTATatctcctaaaatattgcatttcccattcagataataaagattaataaaggctacgccgtgttccggagccgcgggggattctgggaattggggttgtcagttgacaaaaggggcttttgttaacttgttttgttgttaggattaagtggggttaatgggttcgggatgttatgtggttgtgtgttgttctattctattaacattgttcatgtgttcattgttgtcgacaccgtcaccgagagtgacgtgaccatcgtttcgtgcagctgttccgtgttgaagtctcgttcaataaaaaacaggGTTGTATAaggccaggtgtgtgtttttcagacGTCAGTCAAGGGAAGAGACGGAGGTTTAAAAAAGTCTTTCGACCACGTGCTTATTTAGTCTACTTCGTTGTTATTGAAGTTTACTCGTTATTTATAAAGGTTTTTTCGTTTCCTAGCAATATTGTCTTTATTTAGAAGAAAGTTTGGTTCTTTTTTGTACGATCAAATAAACGCAATCATTCTTTAAATTCGCGAGTGCTTAAAATCATTGGAAGCGAGTCGGACTGACCTTGTCTTCTGTACCCACGGCCCAAACCAAAGGAAGGTCGAGACATTTAAGTTGAAAGACTTTTGGATTGAAGAAGAAGCACCACACAAGCAGCAGTGAAAGTGGACAAAGTTTCTGCGGTTTGTGAGTAGATGGGTTTGATTTCCTGTTGGATATGATTGGAGCCGCTGCGCTTGAGTGTTACTGACAGCAACAAGGAAATTGCGTAAATGCGCTCAATATAAGTGGATGAATCTTGTTTGCCTTGGTCCAATAAGTGAGtgcaaagtaaataaaataCCACAACCTGTCTTGCAATGTCTATCACTGGGAAAGCAGATGAGACGCTTTTGATAAAGGCAATCGCATCGCACGGGGGGAAGCTCTGCGTTTTAACGCAGAAAAGGAATGAAATCAATGCTTTATTGGAGACTGGGGAAAGTAAAGAAAACGTCGCAAACATGTAGAGGCGCTCAATCAGTATGTTGAAGAATTTATTGAGTTGCAAAAGACTGTTGAAAACCTTTCATGTGAAGAGGAAAAGGAGGCAGATCATACGGACTGGTTCGAGCCAAAACATGTCCATATAAAAGAGTTTCTAAATGGCATTAACCtatggatggatgaaggggAAAGAACAGAGGACGAAGAGGATAAAAGCGTGGATGATGAGGAGCATAAAGAGAAACCATTGGGACCAGTGTATCCCAATCAAAAAGTCCCCAAAGCAGAACCAGCTCCTCCAGTTCCTCCTCCAGAGCATCTTCTGCTTGCTTACAAGCTACGTGCTGCTCTGATGGCTAAAGTGCAAGCATTGGAGATGAAACATGCTTTGGACATGCAATAAGCTCAAATTATAGCAAGGGGGGAAAGGCTTGCCATAGAGGCTGAATTGGCTGCTGGAGAAGCAAAAATGTATGTTTACATGGAGAGTGAGTCATTGGCTGCAGGACAAGCAACCCAATCATCAAtaaccaaacaaaataaatcaccAAAACCATCAACATCAAAGCAATTAAAATCAGAAAGCATATTATCAATAAATCAGTTGGAAATGTCTGAAGCATCTACTGAATACAAGATTCCAGCAACTGCTCAAAAGCCTCTGGGAAATCAAACATCACTCACCAAGGTCCCCTCTGTAAAGCAAAGTTTAAAAGCAAAAACCTGGATCATGACCAAGGAGATGGAAActcaaataaaaatgaagagaatggtttcactgatgtcatcagaaaacaaaatgaaataatTGAATTGCTTGTCAAGCAACATCAAGCTGCTCTTCTTTCTACCAGAGAAATTCCTACATTTTACGGTGATGCTCTACAGATGATTCATTATGGCTTTCGAACAAGGAATAGAGCGCAAAGAGGACAATATGCAAGACAAATTATTCTACTTAGAGCAATACACAAAAGGAGAACCCAACCAGCTGGTTCGTAGCTTCCTTCACATGGACCCAGAAAGAGGGCTCAGAGGAGCAAAAGAGCAACTTGAATGGCATTTTGGCAATGAAATTAGGCTGACAGCAGCACACATGGATAAGGTCCTGAGATGGCTTCCAATAAAACCAGAGGATGGACCAGCGTTAAGGTCATATGCGCTCTTTCTGCGAAGCTGTTTCAATATAATGAAAGAAGTTCATTTTTTGGAAGAGCTGGAGACACCATCTCACTTGAGGACAATGGTATCCAAATTGCCCTTTAAGCTCCGGGACAGATGGAGAACCATCAGCTGTGATGTTCCAGATAGGAGCAAACGGTGAGCAAAGTTTAAAGACCTTGTTGAATTTGTAGAAAGACAATACCGAGTCGTTCTGGATCCCTTTTTTTGTGACAGACATTATGTGACTGATAACAAAGGTGTGCTAAAGGCAAAAAGGCCAACACAAAAAACACCTTTTGGACAAACCAGTAGGGGGAGTAGTTTTTCAAGAACAGACTAAACAAACCCAAATTCGACCAAAAGGAGGAACAAGAAACCTCAAGCGCTCTTAACAAACCCTGCCTACACTGTAGCAAAAACCACTCTTTGGAGTTTTGTGGTGTCCTAAAGAGTAAACACAATAAAGAAAAGGTGGAGTTTATGAAAAATAAAGGTCTGTGCTTTGGATGTTTAGGAAAACGGCACATGAGCAAATATTGTAAAAACAGAATGACATGTCAAATTTGCCATCAAAACTACCCAAGCAGTCTGCACATCAATTGGAAAGAAAAGGTGGAATCTCGGATCACCAAAAGAGATTTTGGGGACCCTGCTGGAGAATCAGCCAAGGTCACATCAAGCCACGTCTCCCTGGATGCTGGCAGCCTTATTGGGGCCGGTAACGATGCGTGTAAGCTTTCTATTGTTCCTGTACAAGTGAAGCTATGCAAAGGAACAAAGGTTGTGCAGAAGTATGCTTTCCTTGACCCGGGAAGCACTGCAACCTTTTGCATAGAGGAATTAATGACAGGGCTAAATGCAAGTGGAAAGAAAGTAAAGGTTCTGCCCAAAACTATGGGTCTGGAGAAGCCTGTGACCAGTTATAACATTTCTGGGATGGAAGTGGCTGCACTCAAAGGAAACATGTACATTCAATTGCCAGATTTTTGTTCTTGCAAAAGTCAATTCCTGTAGCCAAAGACAACATTCCCACAGAAGAAGACCTCAAAAAATGGCCTAATCTGAAGAAACTGGAAAAACTGGAAACAATCAAAGCCAACATCGGGCAAATGATTGGAGCAAATGCTCCAAAAGTTATGGAGCCATTGTCACATCCCGCCTCGGGTGAAGGTAATGTAACCTTATTACACCGGACTTTCAAACCCAAAGGAAGGCAAGGcacacagttgcaaataggtttTTAACAATTATTCCTCCAAAGTGTCAAGTAAGTGCCAAACATACAGAGGAGGCCAACCTCCAAATATCTCAGTAGATATTTCGCATCTCGTAGAGAGCTGAGCACCCTGCTCAACACAGACCCCGTCTTCCGGCAACAGCATACAGCAGACTGTCAGAAGGACAGCAGCTCACCCGTTTTATACCCCATGGCCCCTCCCACTAGACAGGCTCAATCAACAGGGGGGATTATAATACTGTGGCATTTTGCAACTCAACCATGAATAAACTCCTCAAATATACAGCATGCATGTTAAAGTTCATATCATATTTTAGATCATTGATTTTCACTAGTGCATTTAGGCTTCTCGCTCATTAATGTCCAATGTCAATGATTGAAGAATTCAGTGTCCTCCTTTGACTCAAGGGAAAATGGTTTTGCCCAATTTGGGCAAATCAGTGGCAGCAGGTGTTGACACCATATTTAAACCCCTTAGCCCCACCCTGACTCTTTTAGTCTGCAGTACCGAGccatggtgagagggagagattggttgtgagtgtttgttatttgaATAAAGAGCTTGTATGTAGATTGTACTGCTGGAAGGTTCGCTGTTTATGCACTACCCATCAATGCGCGCTATTGATGGGTGGTTAAACAGTCAGGGACAGTGGTCAAACTGTCACAGCCATGGAGAGTCATTAACAGCAAAGGTAATGGACCGTTTGCTGTCAAAACCCTCCTAGGATGGGTAATAAATGGCCCACTTGGTCACAAGGAGTTCATGGGCGACTTTCATCCTGTATCGGTAAACAGGATAGCCATTTCCAGTTTGGAAGAGATTCTAACTCAGCAGTATAATCAGGATTTTGCTGGGCAGCATTATGAAAAGCAAGAAATGTCTGTGGAGGACAAACATTGTCTCATTAACATCGTCTCAGACTCGGCAGTCCTAAAGGATGGGCATTACTACCTCAAGCTGCCCTTTCGTGAGCCAGGTGTGAGCATGCCCAATAACAGGCACAGTGCCCTACAAAGAGCACAACAGCTGCTGAAGAGGTTTAAAAGATACCAAGCGTTCTTTGAGGAGTACAGggctatggaagcatatatttagcaaaattcaaatggcaatgcaatttgcaattacattatgcaattgacaattcattatgcaattttataatgtaatttgtaaatatgttattcaaagtgtatttgaatatgcaaagtgacaatgcaatcctcaattaaatttgcaaaaagttataacaatacaaatagaataacattttgtcaaattctttgagttcctttattcaaattgaaaagctaaagcgtccccgtgattgcaatccacttcgccacgctccgtgtgtagtggcaaacgtatcagccaatcagcgctttggcgggaactacgtcacttgctcgtcaTTTCCTTGTCCACGTTCACTTCTAGTTCGTATGTTtcaggtccatggtcaccaatggagatcATTGAtgcgctccgaagtttggccgatgatgtggagaacaatcgtgttgaagacacagatgcagtagatagagtgcgtgttctgggagataggatagacgacttatcctcactggtatgttttgacgccagtgtggtaaacacaaagatttcccaagtgctgcaggcactgggtgcgaaacatagggtcgggagacccactGCGGAGATAGCCTTGGAggcaatagaaagtgacgtagGCCTAGTTCctgcccagacgctgattggctgatacatttgccactttgcatattgactttttggaaaacgttttggataccgttttgccaaatcttttgcaaagcgttcgttttgcggattgaaatgtcatttgaatatcgcaacacacggagcgtggcgaagtggattgcaatcacggggacgctatagcttttcaatttgaataaaggaactcaaagaaaatgacaaaatgttattatatttttattgttataacttttgcaaatttaattgaggattgcattgtcactttgcatattaaaatacactttgaataacgtatttacaaattacattatgaaattgcataatgcattatCAATTGCgtaacgtaattacttattgatttgcaaattgcaaattgcattgccatttgaattttgctacatatatgcttccatacagGGCTTTCATGCAGGATGTGCTGGTAAAAGGATATGCGGAGGTCATACCCCAGGATCAATTGGAAACGAAACGTGGCAAATTGTGGTACATACCACATCATGGGGTCTAGCACCCATGCGAAAATAAGTTACGTGTGGTGTTTGACTGTGCATCGACGTTCCATGGAACCTCTCTGAATAGAGAATTGCTGCAAGGTCCATACTTGACCAACAAGCTGATCGGAGTCATGTTAAGGTTTCGTCTGGGTCCTATCGCAGCACAGCTGCATCACTTTGGGATGCAAGTGAGGTTGGCCTAAGAACAGTATCATACCTCAGACTCACTAACAACAAAGAGGAAGTGCACGTTGTTTTCATAATGGGCAAGGCAAAAGTAGCACCCCTCAAGCAGACCACCATTCCCAGAATGGAACTTGCGGCGGCAGTCTTGGCGGTGCGTATGGACCGCATGCTGAAAACAGAGCTGCAAATTCCATCCGACAGCATGTCTGTTTTGAAATACATTGCAAGCACAACAGCAAGGTTCAAAACCTTTGTCGCAAACAGAGTTGCCATCATACAGACACTGTCCAAAGTCACTCAATGGAACTACGTCAGCTCCAAGCTCAATCCTGCAGCTGTAGCGTCACGTGGCATGCGGACAGACGCCTTTCTTCAGTCCAAAACATGGATTCATGGCCCTGAATTTGTAAAGACAGCTCCATGCAAATGGCCAGGGAGTGATGAAGATCCAGGCGGGATCTCGGTAGATGATCCAGATGCAAGGAATGTTGTACCGGTCTACGCAATAGTGCTACAGCCCAGTGAATCTCCCACTGCATCCCTCCCAAGTCACTTCTCCAGCTGGATTTACTTAAAAAGAGCAGTGGGATGGATCCTCAAATATAAAGAGCTGCTGAAGCAAGCGCCTTATACAGCAGGTCAAGAGAGCGCTCTATTCAGTGCTTGAACAGCAAACTCTGTAGGATGAGACCTTGCAAACAGCTATGTGTGAGGCAGAGGCTATACTAAACGATCGTCCCATTACCCTATCCAGCGTTGACCCTGATGTTATCGAAGCACTAACACCCAACCACATCCTCCAGCTCAAAGGTAAACCAATAATGCCACCCGGTTTGTTCAGAAAGGAGGACTCATACATTCGTAAAAGATGGAGGCAAGTACAATACATTACAGACCTGTTCTGGAAAAGGTTGGTCAAGGAATACCTCACAATGATGCAGGAGCGCCAAAAGTGGCACAAACCACGAAGGAACTTCAAAGTTGGGGACCTCGTTCTCTTGGTGGAAGATACATCACCCAGGAACTCTTGGCTCATGGGACGCATCACAGAGACAATGGCCGACTCTAAAGGATATGATCACGGTGTTCGTCTCAAGACAAAAACATCCGTTTCGGAGCGACCCGCCTTTGCCAAGTCGCCATGTTATGGAGTCTGCCCCGGCTCTACATTTATCCTTATACGTccttgcacacacatgcacacaaaagacATTGCGACGCTGCCACGTGGTAGCAGTGAAGAAACCTTTTTCACATAAAAGAAGAGAAATTTGACTTTTTTGAATGAACTGTTTATGCAAGTAAGCTTTTAGGCTTAGGATTTTTTGCTTAACTGGACTTTGCAAGGTTCTAAGGAatgtaaaaaaagaaggaaaaaaagggTTGTTTTGTTAGTGTTTTATAACGGCTTCTGAAAGGTGTTTGATAATTGGTAATAGAGTATTAAAATTAGGGGCCGGAATGTAGCAGCCGTTTAATttaggcattttttttttttttcttcgggtctgacttttttgttatttaattatttatgaaAATACAATGTCCTTGCCAAGATGTGGGAATAGatatctcatcatctcatcttcatccgcttatccggggtcaggTCGCGGGGGGAGAAGCTCaggcagggggccccagacttccctttccctggccacattgaccagctctgacggggggatcccgaggcgttcccaggccagtgtagagatataatctctccacctagtcctgggtcttccccgaggtctcctccccactggacgtgcctgaaacacctcccaaggaaggcacCCAGTGAGCATCCTTatcagatgcccgaaccacctcagctgactcctttct
Above is a window of Gadus morhua chromosome 15, gadMor3.0, whole genome shotgun sequence DNA encoding:
- the LOC115560260 gene encoding zinc finger BED domain-containing protein 1-like, translated to MMPINTVTKDGFVSLIRKLDRRYSIPSRNYFSQVAIPKMYDTCRKTVESELGQIEHYACTTDLWSSRTTEPYISLTVHFLDQDFELKTRCLQTAYFPGEHTGENIACGLREALTSWNLREEQLACITTDNGSNVVKATELNHWVRLQCFGHRLHLAIENAVKDDSRIARAAGLCKKLVGHFSHSWKQKMALKEAQQEHNLPEHSLITECPTRWGSRQKMMERILEQRQAISNVLSADRKTRHLVPSWQDLDVLESVNLALHPLQVFTDALSGESYVSVSYVKPVLHLLNTSVLLNTTEMKETARKEGTPSDNTEAQSMDPPSNKKAKRSLGSLLKTSPGPTTPTASSMQLEQALEAELNSYLLSPTIDSEADPLAWWKLHQVTYSKLSKLARRYLCIPATSSPSERLFRTCPKE